The DNA region AGTATTGTTCCCTCCTGGAACCTCCGTTTCCTCAAAACAGAGTTATGATAGTACCCTTCCTCGCAGCGTCGTGAGGGACACGGACACTGGATGCACAGGGCTCTGCACACACTAGGTGCACACAGAGAGCCTCTGGCAAGGTGGGGACATTGCAGGGGTTCAAAGCATGGGCTCTGGAAAGAGAAAGACTGGGGTTCACATCCTGCCGTTACCTGCTGTGTGACTTCGGGCAAgtgccttcccctctctgagctctTTCCTCTTCGGCAAAGGAGAAGAGGCCCCTTACCCCTGCGcaccccccagctccccctcccctcccctcccccccgccccggacaGAACTGCACAAGCAGCCCCCTGCAGGGGTGGAGGTGGTAGCTGCGGGATCCCAATAAACCTAAAGAttgacagggaaactgaggcacccagaggTGAGGTCCATGCTGCTTCCAGGACCACACATCTGAGCAGGCTCAGAGTGGGGAGTTCGACCCGAGACTCCCCGCTCGCTCGAagttcttcccctctccctacccTGTGCCCTCAGGGCCCTGGTCGCCGCTCAACTGGGTCCTGAGCTTTAGCCAACTGGGCCAAGGGTCTCGGCCACCTGCTCCAGCCCTTCACCCCCCGCCCCTGTCACGCCACTGGGTCCTCTCCCGCCCACCCGATCAGGAGCCCCCAACCTGCGGGGTCCTCCCGGACGCCCCCACGTGGCACTCACCCGGGCGCGCGCAGCCACAGCCCCCGGACGCCGCCGCCGACCCCCGACTAGGGCTCGAGGCTCCGCCCACCGCCGGCCCCGCCCGCCTTATAGCCTcttggagggggagggtggggccttCCCTACTGACCAATGGGGAGAGGCCGTGCGGAGGCGTggcccgggggcggggctccAGCGACCCAGCCCACCCGCCCACCTCCCGGCCCTTCCCTGGGGTTCTCGCCGCCGGCGGTCCGCGGTTGTCATGGTAACTTGGGGGGCGCTGGATGCCCCAGGATTGGACTACTTCCGTTGACCAGGTTTGGCCACCCGTCACCCTGCCGTTGCCACGCAGACGGTGGAGGGCGATCACAGCCCCCACCCCGTCGCTGAggagtgactttgggcaagtcttcAAGGcgtttttatttggaaaaatctgCCGTGGAACTCAGCCAGGATTCAGGCCGGCCCGTTCCCTtggatccccattttacagatgagcaaattgaGGAATCCGATTCAAACCCCTCTCTGCCAGACTCCAGGCCCCTCCCTGGCTTTTGTCATCATACCTGGAATGACCACCAACGACCCTCCTTCCAGGGAGCTGAAAACACTGGGCATGTCCCCCAAACACCCAGGGGTCCCCCAAGTCTGACTCGGGCTCCAGCATGCCCAGCCCTGTGTCAGCAGGTGGCTCAAGGTTGCGAGTTGGGAGAACACAGCCTTCAGCTTCGCCCAGCCTGCTCAGGCCTGCCCTGGGTGGCTATCCCCCTAGGTTGTCACCGGCCAGCATGATGAATTGTTTGGAGACCTGAAGCATCCAGTTTAATTTAAACCTTCCCCAGGACACAGCTGTGGCAGGAATCCACCGGTCAAATGACACTCTGGGCAACGGTCAGGGTTTTATTTGGAGTTAAGTcctggatggggggagggagaggggaagccaCAGGCCATCATATCCCAACTGCAATCCCTTTAGAAGCTCTAGAAGCTTGTGTCCTGCGCCCCCAGGCCCTgggtctctcctctttcttctttccttctccttcctcctggagACCTAGGAAGTCAACTTGGGAGATGCCTGTAACACTGAATTCCAGTACGCCCAGTCCCTTTCCACAGTTATTTATTAACCCCCCCCCCTTCTGACCCCAAACTGAGTGATGCTGGCTAGAAGGCACCCCGGCCCCAGGCCCTGCATTCGGAGAGCCCCTCaaagtgggggagacagagccaGACAGAGACAACCCCAGTGTGGCCAGGGCTGGGCCAGAGGGAGGCCGTgcaggctgggggcgcctggaggcCAAGAGATCCGGAAAACAGGGAAAGGCTTTCTTGGGAGAGGGTACCAGGAGGCCAGAGAGCCCAAGGCGGGTCCAGCCAGCAGCTCTGGAAAGCTGGAGGTGAATTCTTTGCCAAGTCGCAGGCAGCGTGCTCCCAGGCCTgtctccccagcccagccccgggcCTCAGTGGGACTCAGCTGCAACCAGGAGCGTCTGGCCCTTCCAGGCTTCAGGCCCAGCGCAGCGCGTCGCGTTCCGAGAGAACATCTTGTCTTTATTGGCCACAAGCCACCCGTAGAGGTCTTCCAGGTTCCCGTCACAGATCCAGGGGTTACCAGAGATGTCAAAGCCATCCTTCATGTCCCGGGCGGGCTGCCCCAGGGATGTCCAGAGCCCCTTAGGCGTGCCGGTAAGCAAGTTGTTGgacagatccaggaagcccagcTGCCGCAGACCCCGGAGGGCGCCCGCTGCCACGGCGGCCAGCTTGTTGTCATTCAGGAAAAGGTAGCGGAGGTCTGGCTGGGGTGCCAGGAGCCCCTCGCCAAGCACCTGCAGCCTGTTGCCTTCCAGGTGCAGCCTTTCCAACCGCAGGGGGCCTTTCAGAAGGTCTGGGGGCAAAGTCTTCAACTGGTTATTGCTGAGGTCAAGGATGCGCAGGGAGGTGACGTTGGCCAACAGCCCCGGGGGCAGGGTCTGGAGGCGGTTTTCGGAAAGGTCCAGATGCCGCAGGGCTTTCAGGCCGAGCAGCCACGAGGGCTCCAGAGCCTCCAGCTGGTTTTGCTTCAGCACCAGGGTGTGGAGAGCACCCGAGGCCTGGAAGAGGCCGCGGGGCAGGCGGGCCAGGCGGTTGCGGGTTAGATCCAGCACCTGCAGCAGAGGTGCGGGCAGCAGGAAGTTGGGCGAGAGGCTCTCCAGCTGGTTGCTGGACAGGTGCAGCTCCTGGAGGCGAGCGAGGCCCCGGAGGGTGTCGTCTGGCAGCCGCGTGACGTTGAAGAACTCCACCACCAGGGAGACGGTGTCGGCCGGGAAGCGGCGGGGGATTTGGGCAGGGGGGTGGCAGGAGACGGAGGTGCCGTTGACCGCATGGGACACCACGCAGGCGGCACGGTTGGGGGCGACCTCCTGGGTGGAGGCCGtagacagcagcagcaggagcagcgtTCTAGAAAGCTGGGGGTCCAGGCCTCCGGGGCTGCGGGCAACGACAGAAGAGACACCCGGCTTGGTGAAAACGTCCCCAGAATCAGCCAGCCCGTTCCTGTCTACCACCTGGGACCATGCCACCGCATTGGTCCCCGGGACGAGTGCAGTCACCTCCTGTTCCTCTCCTCGCTTCCACCCTCACGCCTCACAGCTGCCAGAGGTAGCTGTTGTTCCAGAGAGAATTCGAACTCTCTGAAGACTGCGTTTCTCAGTCTGACCCATAAGTGTTACCCACCCCCCTGACTGCCAGCCTTGCCCC from Panthera leo isolate Ple1 chromosome A2, P.leo_Ple1_pat1.1, whole genome shotgun sequence includes:
- the LRG1 gene encoding leucine-rich alpha-2-glycoprotein, giving the protein MSSWRPQRKHSPGGLDPQLSRTLLLLLLSTASTQEVAPNRAACVVSHAVNGTSVSCHPPAQIPRRFPADTVSLVVEFFNVTRLPDDTLRGLARLQELHLSSNQLESLSPNFLLPAPLLQVLDLTRNRLARLPRGLFQASGALHTLVLKQNQLEALEPSWLLGLKALRHLDLSENRLQTLPPGLLANVTSLRILDLSNNQLKTLPPDLLKGPLRLERLHLEGNRLQVLGEGLLAPQPDLRYLFLNDNKLAAVAAGALRGLRQLGFLDLSNNLLTGTPKGLWTSLGQPARDMKDGFDISGNPWICDGNLEDLYGWLVANKDKMFSRNATRCAGPEAWKGQTLLVAAESH